From Impatiens glandulifera chromosome 7, dImpGla2.1, whole genome shotgun sequence:
CAATCAAACATTTTGGCGAAAGGGAAACACATAGATTAGGCTAGAAAATCACCTTAACTGCATCGGTAAGTATACCGTTCTCACCACTAACATCTTTCCATTCCAAATTTTCCTTAGTCTTGTTTTCAAGAAAAGATAGCTCAAAAAGAGCTCGAACAGCTTCTTTAGCTGATCTAAGAAGCAATTTGTCATGGGACAGTGAAGTCTTACGACACTGCTGACTGTAAAGCTCTACTGCAGTTTGGCCGTGGTGTAACCAATCAACTGGAGCAACGTTAACAGCCTCAGCACAATTAAACCCGCAATTAAAACCAGAATGGTATGCCCTTGGGAAAGTAAGAACAAACTCTCCAGCATACTGAATAGCTCTATAAACCGGCACACCCTCAGACTTCAAAACTGAAGGAGACAGCTGTGTCACCTATTAATTACCAAGAAACATCAGTCAAGACGCTTATTTGGTATCATGATTTTTCATCTTGATTTCAAAAATCacaataatataagaaataatctAGATCATGAtgtagaaaataatttagattatgatttttataccaaatgaaacacAAAATTTGCATTATAATcttgattataataaaaaaaataataacactcaattttattttggcGATTTTTCAATTTGACggtgattgtgacaaaataataGTTTCAAATAGGCTCATTAAATTCAAAAACTAATCATCTGTCATAGCATTTTATTTTACTCTGGGCTTGCTTTTTCTTACCAGTTCATGAAGTAAATCCGGTTGTTCTTCAAAGAGGTCCGGTAGATGCTTTCTCATGGCTTTCTCTAAGGCTGAAGCATTGCTTCCAGAAACTCCATACCATACCTTTGGATCACCCCAGTGCAGATAATTCAGTGAGTATAGGTGGTGGTCCTCCACATGCTGATCTCATAACAAGAAGAAATACAAGTTAAACGCCGAATAGACAACTATCTTAAAAGACATAAGAATTGGGCtaagattatatatatgtattatttattagagACTAGAGGCTGTTTTAATTTTGAGAAGGGTAACACAGCATCCCACTTCAGTGAATGTGCTTTTTGTGGGAATCAAACTTAAGACCTAAGTGTATTCAAATATAAGATAGTCTAATCCTCTTAGGTATTTAGAATTAACAGATAATGACATTTCTCACTCACCCAACAAAATGAGGAGAAGCACATGCCTACATATAGCCAAGGCACTAAAACTCCAGAGATGTCAGATTCTTCAAACCGTAGGACAGACTGAGGGAGACGGGGAAAGTTGTTCAAATTCCACCCCGACGTCGCATATTCATTCAATTTGCTCTCAGCATTTTGCAAAGTTGATGCCTTGGGGAATCCACTTCCAAACGATCCAGTTTCCAAATCGGCTCCATAGTTAACCTGTCACAATTCAAGAATAAAAACacatttctttttcattaaaaagaaaaaaaacacactGTATTTTAACCAATTACCTCAACTTCATCGGTTGGCTGCTCGATAATTCTCCAGTACTCGCCTTCAATCTGTTCCACTGAGGGCTCCCATTTCCGATTTTCCTCAGTCGTAGAAGCAATCAATTGGTCACTCCTCTCAAAATAACATACTTTGAAATTGCTAGCATATTCTTGGAACTCCTTGAACGTAAAATCCAAACCCGACTTGAATCCAAACTTCTCTTCTGAATCAGTAGTATTATTATTTCCGGAGCCATCACAAGAGAGTCTTTTCTTAGTTTCTGCCTTTaagcttcttcttttttttctcttacgCCCTCGTTTCTTTCTCATAGGCCCCCGGTTCTGAAGCAAGTCAACCTGTTGTATCCTCGTATTGAACTTTTCATTTTGCCAGATTCTATCTTCTTTAAAAGTACATGGTGGAGTCCACGAAGTAGGAGGTACAATCCTACAAATACCATATGCTTCCGCTTTGGGGCGTATTTTTGCAATATAACCAAGTGTATCTTTGAATTCCTAGGAAACCCAATACAATTCAGAGAAATAGACATAAGTATTTTCTCATTAGATAAAGATATGGTGGTagaggaagaaaaagaagaagagataagacTACCTCCATAGTCGGGTAAAAGACAGGAGCGTTATCAACACTAGGCCTGCAAGCTTCAACTGGATCCCATCTACCTATTATCTGTTACCAAAAATTACCAATGATCTTGTTTAGAATCACATGTATATACTATATGGTTTTCTTACCAATGATCTTGTTTAAAATCACAAGTACATACTATATAGTTTCTTATCAATGATCTCGTTTAGAAACACAAGTATATactatatacttttttttaccAATGATATTGTTTAGAATCAGTAAATAGTTTTCTTACCTTCTTACTAGTAGAATCCATGCCCTCATCGTTTTCACTAATTTTCTCGGATATATGGCCCTGCAAAATAGAAGTTGGCGTTACAAGCGATTACACAGAATACATAAGCCATCATCATCCATTGGCCAGTGAATCTATCCTGTGAATAAAGAGTGGAAAAGAAAATCTGCAATATAAAATCCTCTAACTAACCATTACTGATCAAAATTGCTGAATTCAGATTTCAGAATACAAGAAAAAAGCTTAGAGACTGAAAAATTATCACATAACTGAGGCAAAAGCACAAACCTTCATCCTTGTTTCTAGTAATAATGCTCAATAAGCAGTAATCAACCGCAACAGATCCGTATCCAGAGCAATAACCTGTTTCAAATCAAATCATTGTCAAAACCAGGCTATATGCGTTACAATCTAGAGAAGGAAAAGGTAATAACACAACAAAAGATGAATACACCGAGATAATCATATAATtgaaaaccctaattgtaaAGATATGTAAGCAAACCATTCAATTCACATAGAAAAAGCAGATATCAATGTAATCCAATTCTGGACACTCGATTTGAATGTAGATGATTGATTAAACAGAGATATACAATGAAAATCAAAAGAATAAGAGAGAGAATCAGACGATCCTAACCTATTAGAACCCTAATGATGCATAAGAACCCAATCAAGTGTTGTTATAACAACGAGAAGAAACTGAAAACCCTAATAAATCCTACAAACAGtctccttcatcatcaacaaaaCAGAGCCGCCCCCTTTCTAAAACTCTCCATGCAAACCCTAATCTCTCCAACACATAAGAAACTGCCACACAATCCAGCTGCTATCCAATGCAATGAAATTCACAAAgagaaaagacaaaaaaaataaatatcagaaCCGACTCAATTTCGAAAAATCAACCCAAACAAGGCGTAATCTAAATAAttacttcttcttttttgtcAATACCCGAAAATAGGTTAAAATCAGATCAATGACGATGCAGATGTTAATAATTATTCGATGAACTTGTATAAATCTTATTAAACAATCAAATTGATCACAATGTCAACTAAGAacatcaatcaatcaattttaCCTCAATGGAGAAGACCGGACTCTGctcaggaagaagaagaacttcacgttgatgtatttatttgtttttttttataaaattgaagtgacagaatcaaataatatattctaaatattaattaattaaaactaagaaatataaatacCGACCCGTGGCGGGACTCCGAGAAGTTAGATCTCGAGAGGGAGAAGAGGTATACAGTTCGTAACTGAAACCATTAtctctaattatttatatattatttttaaataaaaaaatagaatccAATATATACTCGGAAAAATATATatggttaaatataaaatgccATTTTTATCTCTGATTTTATCTtactaattatttgaaattaaacgTTACTTTTACTCTTTTAAAAGTGCTTGACCCTTGGCGGCAAGCAACTAAcgctccttttttttttttttctagtcgTTGCTTGTGGGAAGGTATATTGGatatttacttttctttttctctaaAATTAAGGTcagaatattaatttaaaaataaataaataaatcttttctttatttttttttaataaaaagtcaAAAAATAAGATACAACTAGCTCATCATTTTAACTCTGCTTACTTTTATcaataagttataaattatttttattttttcaaattatattttattctattataaaaaaaaaaataagtgttttaataaaaaaataaaaaattatattcaaatatttccATTTTTTCCTTGAAGAAATGTAAAAAGATCTTAATAATGCAATTATCTCCATTAAATGGCATTAATCAAACAACTAAAGACATtaaaactctaaaaaaatactattaaataaGAATTGCATAAACAATGTATAATGACATGTTTTGTTTATAGATTAAAGTAttaataaaatacttataatatttgttgCACAGTTTTTTTGTGTGCACCTGATGAATGGTGATCTTGATCAACTTATTTtgtgaataaattatattataatatatctgAATTATGAATTCAAAGGTTGTGGTCATTTCCATCGAAAACGCGGTTGTGACAAGTATTATCGCAAGGGTAGGCGCAATCGATCTTCTCGAAACTACTCCTGTCGTTGTACCAATCACCTACTGCTTTGGATATCGTCTGCAAGCCAATTAAGCAATTAGCGACAAATTGGATTGGCCTTTCTTTTGgttattataaatgaaattgtgTAAACGAGGCTTACAGTTCCTGAGAGTACAGGGGAATCGCTCCGAAGCCATGTTTCTTGCGTTTCAGTCTGGCAATGAGCGTAACAGGAATTGATGAAGTATCCTCTGGCTGAGTTGCTCACTCCATTTAGTGCACTCAAGAATTGTAGTCtgtaatctaattaattaacaacaacaaacaaaatagaaaattatgaatttagattaaagaagaagaataagagaatgatgaacaaattaattaattaaaccttGCATGGTTTGAAGCTGAGTGGAAGAACATTTTGTTATGTCAAGCTTGCAGTTATGCCATGTTCCATGGGGATCAGCAACACCAGGTGCTAATATGTTCTTTATCTGATATTTCAATATCAAACCAAAAAACTCTAAAGAGATgaactaataataattacacTTTTAACCAAACTGAAATTAACCTGCCACGAATCATAGGCCGCATTCACCAAGAATATCGGTGTTTGTATCTGTGGAACAACGTTTTGGGGGAAAAAACACTGCAACAATAATAATGAATCAGCAGCTATCGAGTTCTAATGAATGACTCTTgttcaagaaaaagaaaaacttacCAAACCAGGACTCATTTTTGAAGTGCAGGACGATGGCAAATTCTTCTCTGATGCCTACAAatcatgaaaaacaaatatcataAACAGGACTGATCGAAATAAGAATCTAAGGATAAGTTTATATTACGTGTGTCCTGACTACATCGTCATAGAAAGATTGAATGTGTGACGCCCCAGATAAGTCCTTCCTGTTACAAAAACAtaactaatcatatatatactttttagaGAAGATTCTATTTAAGTAACTAAATCAATTGGTAAGTACGCATTGATGAAGTAACCAGCATCTGCAATGCATTTGATTTTGGTGGAGGCAGGCATAATAGTCCGGAATTTATCGCAATGCAGGATTGAAGTCAATCCCCCAGCTGAACACCCCGACAAGATAGCCTGCATGCCAATTGATGATCTTGAATTATTTACAAACAACAAAAGCTTAAGCCAATCAATAGAGACAGCAAAGGGGTGTTACGTTTTGGGCATTCTTCATTCCATTTGCTAATAAGTCTTCAATAATTGCAACAAAAACTCTTCCCCCGCGAAAGTAAAGTTTTGTGGCCTAAAGATATAGAAACCATTAGTGCATATTATAGAAATCTAATACGAACATAGTTACTCACAGGATCGACAGCCTCAACGTCGCCAGTGAATGAAGAACCGTCGCAGTATCGGACCTTGATCCTGTTCCAGTTATAGAAATCTACATAAACAGATAGAATTAGGCTTAATTGATTAATTGGCATgcatataattaattacaaataagCAGAAGGATATATAATCACCTGGATTAAACTTTGCTTTGTTACTAAAGATACCGGAGAAAGCAACCTGAGTGGCCATTTGTTTGGAAGAACCTAGACGAGTGTTCTTACGGGCTAGACATGTTGTAACATTGTTGCACCATCCTCCTCCCTTTTATTTACCCatgtcttttaattaattaatattttttacaaatgtAAAAGTACATCAATCAATTTACATACCTCAAAATGGACTAGCCAGTTGTTGATTCCTGCTCCAAATCCTTTGTCAATGTGATAGGCAGGTGGGCTTCCATCCAAACAAACTGAAACCCATAATTGATTAATACAGAGATTCATTAACCATGtatgaatgaaatgaaatgaaatgaatgaaatgaaccTCCTCCTTTGGCAAGTGCAGATTGCACATAAGTGATCCCAACGTTAAACCCTTGAGCTTGAAGTAAAACAAAACCAACAATCACCACTATCTGTAAGCAAAACAGTTCGGCTACTCTGGATCTCCTCATGCTTCCAAccttattaatttgtttttatcaatCAAATGTTTGAAACGGGCTGAGGAAAAGCTAATCATACTGTGCTTTTCTAttagatttatattatttggaTCCAAACTTGCATCTCTCTAAATTAAAGAGAAGGGAATATAGAAAGCAGGGGAAGAACAGAGATGGATGTTCCGAAGGTTACCTGAAAATGGATTCACTCGTgggtagagagagagagagagataaagTGCTGCTTCTCGCTCTTGTATGGAatccaaatgaagaagaagatgaagatgaaccaAGTTGAGTGCACATATTAACATGGCGCCTTTTATACAAAGTCCCAttcattagaagaaaaaaacaaacaaaaatgacAGGGAAAtgcaattaattatttaattatcaagtataatgatattttgaatAACTCAATATAGACCGGTCCTCTATTTTGCAAGAGCTGTTTGTTGGTACTAGAAGATCTACGGTTGgattaaagaaatattattaaatttattaatatatataattaaagtatattttataatattattttatttaaattaatacctaataatatatatatatatatatataaataaaaaataaaaataatttatatgtaaattaaaaaaaaatggtccaAAACTCAACTCCAACTCCGAAACTAAACGTTTTCAAACAGgacttatataaaatatatttgttatgtttgagTGAgatctaataaataatattgaggTTAGATTATGGTCTAAAATTGATTAAAGACAAATCAATTTAagttaatctttaatttatttggttTGGAATGAAATGGAATAGAAGAGATGGACTCAAACACGGCCTAGTATGGGAGCAAAGCAAAGCACAA
This genomic window contains:
- the LOC124945101 gene encoding pectin acetylesterase 8-like, coding for MRRSRVAELFCLQIVVIVGFVLLQAQGFNVGITYVQSALAKGGVCLDGSPPAYHIDKGFGAGINNWLVHFEGGGWCNNVTTCLARKNTRLGSSKQMATQVAFSGIFSNKAKFNPDFYNWNRIKVRYCDGSSFTGDVEAVDPATKLYFRGGRVFVAIIEDLLANGMKNAQNAILSGCSAGGLTSILHCDKFRTIMPASTKIKCIADAGYFINAKDLSGASHIQSFYDDVVRTHASEKNLPSSCTSKMSPGLCFFPQNVVPQIQTPIFLVNAAYDSWQIKNILAPGVADPHGTWHNCKLDITKCSSTQLQTMQDYRLQFLSALNGVSNSARGYFINSCYAHCQTETQETWLRSDSPVLSGTTISKAVGDWYNDRSSFEKIDCAYPCDNTCHNRVFDGNDHNL
- the LOC124945458 gene encoding lysine-specific demethylase JMJ18-like, with the protein product MKGHISEKISENDEGMDSTSKKIIGRWDPVEACRPSVDNAPVFYPTMEEFKDTLGYIAKIRPKAEAYGICRIVPPTSWTPPCTFKEDRIWQNEKFNTRIQQVDLLQNRGPMRKKRGRKRKKRRSLKAETKKRLSCDGSGNNNTTDSEEKFGFKSGLDFTFKEFQEYASNFKVCYFERSDQLIASTTEENRKWEPSVEQIEGEYWRIIEQPTDEVEVNYGADLETGSFGSGFPKASTLQNAESKLNEYATSGWNLNNFPRLPQSVLRFEESDISGVLVPWLYVGMCFSSFCWHVEDHHLYSLNYLHWGDPKVWYGVSGSNASALEKAMRKHLPDLFEEQPDLLHELVTQLSPSVLKSEGVPVYRAIQYAGEFVLTFPRAYHSGFNCGFNCAEAVNVAPVDWLHHGQTAVELYSQQCRKTSLSHDKLLLRSAKEAVRALFELSFLENKTKENLEWKDVSGENGILTDAVKRRILVEEERLQKLPADFKIRKMESESDLESERECFSCFFDLHLSAACCECSPDKFACLKHAKRICSCKSGNRFIQLRYTIDELKSLVDALEMDVSALKKWTSSEDTQISGPDRSEENGGSSTICKTEVEDRKTFDLNQLDNTTTMWDDEICGVDISKELQTESNSSVTHVLKSPDMSTCLTKFKKPCLLKDIKLFGVDLTVISKHPTPNNIMQGEQIQKPSLYVEPITYGEVVFKKHWCNKHAIFPKGFKSYVRFINMVRPMEMAIYSSEILDAGLLGLPVFKVTMDECPSECFSYFSADRCWEMVLERLNKEIERRNSPHDIQPPPIINGLKMFGLLSPHIVEVIEALDPNHQCEEYWHHKISKTED